The Poecilia reticulata strain Guanapo linkage group LG1, Guppy_female_1.0+MT, whole genome shotgun sequence DNA window cccgccttcgaggcgcagctcctccagacGATGTGCTAGCAgttagaggagccatgttgggatgccgtcctggaggcggagcttaaAGAGACAGCGGCCCAGTACGAGGCATTTAAAGAATTGCTATTAGTTTAAACGATATTTGATATATATCTAGCATTTCGATGAGCTGAAGACAACATGGCCGCTGGGTTGTGCCATAAGGGGGACGATGTGCCTGGAAACACAGCCGGGCTCTGCAGCACCGGACCGGGCTCCGCTGCAGCACCGGGCTCTGCAGCACCGGACCGGGCTCCGCTGCAGCACCgggctctgctgcagctctgctgcagcactgGGCTCTGCTGCAGCACCGGGCTCTGCTGCAGCACCGGGCTCCGCTGCAGCACGCTGCGGCACGCCGCTCCGCCCCTCGTCCGCttgcttttgtctttcttgtgaTGGAAATGTCCTGAAATGAAATGATGCTGTTCTTTGCCGCTGCTCTTCTTGCTCCGGGTTTTGGTTCTGACCAGCCTGGTTTCTCCTGCAGGGCTTCTGCTCCTGGCTCACGGCCATCTTCAGAATAAAGTAAGTCTGGCTCTCGGCTTGTCTTTGGAAATGTCTGATCTGAAGGTCTGAGGTGTGTCTCCTTCGTCGATGCTCCAGGGACGAGGAGATCCGTGAGAAGTGCGGCGAGGACGCCGTGCACTACCTGTCCTTCCAGCGCCACATCATCGGCCTTCTGGTCGTCGTCGGCGTCCTCTCCGTGGGCATCGTCCTGCCGGTGAACTTCTCCGGTGACTTGCTGGGTAAGCGCTCCAGCTGAGGACAGACTGTGGTCTGCAGGATTCCCTTCATGATGCTCTCCATCTGTTTCTGGTTGGTTGTAGTCAGAATTATCAGTGCAGATGCTTTCCTAAGCCAGGGAGCTCCTGGACCTCCTTCCAAAGAAGGTAAAGGCGGCGGCTGCTCTGCGCCGCTCTACATGTGATCTAGCTGGTGGTTTTAGCTGGACCTGGACTCACTCCCATCCGGTCTGTAGATGCTGAGTGTTGTGACCCGAGTCTGGACCGTAGAAACCAGGTTCCGGTGAATTCTCACTCCCGAAACTGACGTCGTTTCAACCTCCAGCTTTTGGCCTGGAACAGTCGGACCTGTGGGAACGGGAAGGTTTCACTTGCTGTCATGTCTGTCTGTTGCAGAGAACAACGCCTACAGCTTCGGACGGACCACGATCGCCAACCTGAAGTCAGAGTGAGTGGAGACGAGGCCGGGCTCAGTCTGCTTCCACCTTCGTCTGCATGTTTTCATCAAGAAGTTTGACCATAACCCACAAATGAAGCACAAGATTTCAAATTGATTTAGCCTAGCTTAGCATGAAGAGCTAAAACACAGGGTAAACGTTAGCCTAGCTTAGCATGAAAAGCTAAAACACAGGCTAAACGTTAGCCTAGCTNNNNNNNNNNNNNNNNNNNNNNNNNNNNNNNNNNNNNNNNNNNNNNNNNNNNNNNNNNNNNNNNNNNNNNNNNNNNNNNNNNNNNNNNNNNNNNNNNNNNNNNNNNNNNNAGCTTAGCATGAAGAGCTAAAACACAGGCTAAATGTTAGCCTAGCTTAGCATGAAGAGCTCAAACACAGGCTAAACGTTAGCCTAGCTTAGCATGgatactggaactggaagaaaatcttTGCCTTGTTTACAAGGACAAGTTTTAGGAAGCAGCTAGCTCGGCTTAGAGACTTTCCACAGAGGGTTAGGGTGACAGCTGCAGCGTCGCATGgcagccagcagagggagcaTCAGCCCAACAGGACCTGAGTGGACAAACTGAACCGGCTCTTGTCTCCAGGACCAAGCTGCTGTGGCTCCATACGACCTTTGCCTTCATGTACCTGCTGCTGACGGTCTACAGCATGAGGAGACACACGTCTAAGATGCACTACAAGGAGGATGATCTGGTAGGACAGGCGGCGCTGCATCTGATCCACTTGGTTCTGAGAACGTCTGCTGGGCCAGTAATCCCAGGGTTGTGTCTTGCAGGTGAAACGCACTTTATTCATAAACGGCATCTCCAAGTATGCTGATGAGAGTCAGATCAAGCAGCACTTTGAGTGAGTGTTACTGTAATGAGCAGCAGccggccagcagcagctgagctaACTTCCCTCCATGCTGCTCCGCAGGCAGGCCTACGACAACTGTGTGGTTCTGGAGGCTCGGATCTGTTACAACGTGGCCAAACTGATGGCGCTGAGCGCTGAGAGGTGAGTCCGGGTCGGTCCCGGGTCACGGGGCCTGTTGCCGGAGCATTCAGGACGTTTTCTGGGTGCAGGAAGAAGACGGAGCGCAGTAAGAAGTTCTTCACCGACCTGATGGCGAAGGAGCACGTTCCCACCATGATCAACCCCAAGCCCTGCGGACACCTGTGCTGCTGCGCCATCGCCGGCTGCGAGGAGGTGACCTCCGACCCCTCGTTCGTCAGCAGCTGCTGGGTTCAGACCCGTTAACGCGTCTGGTTCCCCTACAGGAAGAAGCTGTGAGCTACTACACCAAGAGAGAGGCCAAGCTAAAGGAGGAGTAcaggaaggagaaggagaaggtcCACACCAAGCCGCTGGGCATGGCCTTCGTCACCTTCCAGAACGAGGCCATGACCGCCATGTGAGGCTGACGCAACGCACAGCTCAGATTTTACATCAAAATCATTTCATCCATTCACTTAGATTACTGTTATTACTCACATTGAATGTCTTTCTCTCTGCCTTGGCCATTCATGCTTCTGACTCCCCCCCCTCCTCTGACTCCGCCCCTCCTCTCTGACTCCGCCCCTCCTCTCTGACTCCGCCCCCTTCCTCCACAGCATCCTGAAGGACTTCAACGCCTGCCAGGTTCAGGGTTGTCGTTGTCGCCAGGAGCCGTGTTCCTCTCAGTTCAGCGAAGTCCTCCATGTTCACAACTGGAGCGTGACGTACGCACCGGACCCGCAGAACGTCCGCTGGTAGGTACCCAGGCCCCGCCCCCAGACCCCACCTACAGACTCCACCCCCAGGCCCCGCCNNNNNNNNNNNNNNNNNNNNNNNNNNNNNNNNNNNNNNNNNNNNNNNNNNNNNNNNNNNNNNNNNNNNNNNNNNNNNNNNNNNNNNNNNNNNNNNNNNNNNNNNNNNNNNNNNNNNNNNNNNNNNNNNNNNNNNNNNNNNNNNNNNNNNNNNNNNNNNNNNNNNNNNNNNNNNNNNNNNNNNNNNNNNNNNNNNNNNNNNNNNNNNNNNNNNNNNNNNNNNNNNNNNNNNNNNNNNNNNNNNNNNNNNNNNNNNNNNNNNNNNNNNNNNNNNNNNNNNNNNNNNNNNNNNNNNNNNNNNNNNNNNNNNNNNNNNNNNNNNNNNNNNNNNNNNNNNNNNNNNNNNNNNNNNNNNNNNNNNNNNNNNNNNNNNNNNNNNNNNNNNNNNNNNNNNNNNNNNNNNNNNNNNNNNNNNNNNNNNNNNNNNNNNNNNNNNNNNNNNNNNNNNNNNNNNNNNNNNNNNNNNNNNNNNNNNNNNNNNNNNNNNNNNNNNNNNNNNNNNNNNNNNNNNNNNNNNNNNNNNNNNNNNNNNNNNNNNNNNNNNNNNNNNNNNNNNNNNNNNNNNNNNNNNNNNNNNNNNNNNNNNNNNNNNNNNNNNNNNNNNNNNNNNNNNNNNNNNNNNNNNNNNNNNNNNNNNNNNNNNNNNNNNNNNNNNNNNNNNNNNNNNNNNNNNNNNNNNNNNNNNNNNNNNNNNNNNNNNNNNNNNNNNNNNNNNNNNNNNNNNNNNNNNNNNNNNNNNNNNNNNNNNNNNNNNNNNNNNNNNNNNNNNNNNNNNNNNNNNNNNNNNNNNNNNNNNNNNNNNNNNNNNNNNNNNNNNNNNNNNNNNNNNNNNNNNNNNNNNNNNNNNNNNNNNNNNNNNNNNNNNNNNNNNNNNNNNNNNNNNNNNNNNNNNNNNNNNNNNNNNNNNNNNNNNNNNNNNNNNNNNNNNNNNNNNNNNNNNNNNNNNNNNNNNNNNNNNNNNNNNNNNNNNNNNNNNNNNNNNNNNNNNNNNNNNNNNNNNNNNNNNNNNNNNNNNNNNNNNNNNNNNNNNNNNNNNNNNNNNNNNNNNNNNNNNNNNNNNNNNNNNNNNNNNNNNNNNNNNNNNNNNNNNNNCCCCAGGCCCCGCCCCCAGACTCCACCCCCAGATTCCACCCCCAGGCCCCGCCCACAGACCCGAGGCTGCGTTGCCTGCTGACGTGTTGCGGTCCCTTCCTGCAGGGAGCACCTGTCGCTGGGCGGGATCTCCTGGTGGATCCGCTGCTTCATCATCAACTGCATCCTCTTCATcctgctcttcttcctcacGACGCCGGCCATCATCATCTCCACCATGGACAAGTTCAACGTCACCAAGCCTGTGGAGTATCTGAACGTAAGCAGAACCGCCCTGTGTTTGTGTTCCTCTGAGCCGCTCTTTGGGCCATCTCTGTTCtactctggttctggttctggtcttgctctggttctgactctgtgttttcttctggACAGAACCCCATAATCACTCAGTTCTTCCCCACCCTGCTGCTCTGGGccttttctgctctgctgcccACCATCGTCTATTACTCTGCCTTCTTTGAGGCTCACTGGACCAGGTACCGCTGCTTCCTCTCAGCCTCTTCCTCACATGTCTGGCACCAACCAGGGGTCGGGTCGCCGAGGCCCGGCTCGGTCCGGATTGGGTGTTCCGGTGATTGGAGCGGGGACAGAAACCAGAACCATGGCGGGTATTGACCGGTTCCTCTGTCTGTTCCTGCAGGTCTGGAGAAAACAGGACCACCATGCACAAATGCTACACCTTCCTGATCTTCatggttctgctgctgccgtCTCTTGGACTCAGCAGGTGGGCAGGTGGCACCTGTGGTGGCGCCGCGGCGCCGGTCCGCTCCGCTGCACTGAATCCTGTCTCTGTCTTCACAGTCTGGATGTTTTCTTCCGCTGGCTGTTCGATAAGAAGTTCCTGGATGACGCTAAAGTCAGATTTGAGTAAGTCGCTTTGTCTCTGTTTGTAAACCGATCAGCACAAACCGCAGCAGGTTCCCACCAGGGGGCGCATGTGGTCTGAGTTTGGACCTGAGCCGGAACCAGAAGGGAATTAAAGTCTAGACACCAAAACCCAGGTTCATCTGGATGAAGAATCCAGTCAAAGCCTGGCGCCTCATCCACAGGCGAAGTGAGATCAGAATAACTGAGGACATTCAGGTGAAAACCAAAACTTCACCAAGAATGAAAAATATCAGACTTTTACGGGtcgggaccagaaccaggatttCTCCTCAGCAAGACAAAGACTTGGAAACAGAGTCTAGACCTGAATTTGTAAGCAAACACAATGAGGAAGAACCACTGTGAGCAGCTGAGATTCAGTGAAAGACGGACGGAACCGGAGCGGGTTCAGAAACAGGACGGGAGCGTTGAGGCTGGTTGGGTTTTCATCCTTCCGATCAGCCAGTCACAGGATTTTGTCTTCAGGTGCGTCTTCCTACCGGATAACGGAGCGTTCTTCGTCAACTACGTCATCGCCTCGGCCTTCATCGGGAACGCCATGGACCTGCTGAGGATCCCCGGCCTGCTCATGTACATGATCCGCCTGTGCCTGGCCCGCTCCGCCGCCGACCGCCGCAACGTGAAGAGGGTAGGAGACGGAGCTGGACACCTGGTGGACACCTGGTCCTGGGCGTCCCTTCTGACTGTAACTCTGTCTCTGCAGCACCAGGCCTACGAGTTCCAGTTTGGCGCCGCGTACGCCTGGATGATGAACGTCTTCACGGTGGTGATGGCCTACAGCATCACCTGCCCCATCATAGTCCCCTTTGGTCAGTACGCAGCACGTCCATCAGCAGGTGGTTACCTGGGCAGGTAACTCAGCTCTGCTGTTCCTCCAGGTCTCATGTACATGCTGCTGAAACACCTGGTGGACAGGTACAACATGTACTACGCCTACCTGCCGTCCAAGCTGGACAAGAAGATCCACTCAGCCGCAGTGACTCAGGTGGTGGCCGCGCCCATCCTCTGCCTCTTCTGGCTGCTCTTCTTCTCCACCGTCCGCACAAGTGAGCAACCCCAGGTTCTGCAGGGGAGACCGGTTCTGGTGCCAGGTTCTGGAACCAGGACCCGGTTCTGGTGCCAGAACCTGGTACCAGGACCCGGTTCTGGTGCCAGGACCGGTTCTGGAACCAGGACCCGGTTTGGCCAGGTTCTGGTGCCAGGACCGGTTCTGGAACCAGGACCAGTCATGGTACCAGGACCTGGTACCATGACCGGGTCCTGGTACCATGACCGGTTCTGAAACCAGGACCAGTCATGGTACCAGGACCTGGTACCAGGACCCGGTTTCCGGAACCATGACTGGTCCTGGCACCAGGCCCAGTTGTGTGATTCTGCCTCCTCCATCCCCAGGCTTCGATACGCCCACCTCCATGTTCACGCTGGTGGTCCTTGTGGTCACCATCGTGGTCTGTCTGTCCCACGTCTGCTTTGGACACTTCAAGTACCTGAGCGCCCACAACTACAAGGTGAGTCTGGCTGCAGGTGAGAGGCCGGCCGGCTGCTGCTGATTGGTCGTCTCACTGGCCAGCGTTTCCGTTTCAGATCGACACAAAGGAGAGCGAGGTGGACGCCGTGAAGAACGGACGACCGGCTCGCTCTTCATCCTCTCCAAGCAGCAAGTCTCAGGTGAGTCTTCCTACCAGGTTCTGACCAGACCTGGGTACGCCAACGGGTCAGGAACCGTCCTGCTTTGACCCAGCTGTGGTTCTGTGTGTCCGGCAGCAGGTGGCGCCGCAGCAGCAGATGTACATCGCCCAGGTGCTGCAGGATCCGAACTCGGATGAGCCGGGCGGCGCCAGCAGCGAGGAGGACCGGGGCTCGTCGCAGGACGAGGAAATGCTGAACGGAGGGAACGGCATCAACGAGGCGGATTTCCAGTCGGGGGAGGACAGTCTGATCGCCAACGAGGTCCACCAGTAGCTGGAGGCGGAGCTAGAGGAAGGGGCGGAACTAGCCACACCACAGCTACCAGTAAGGCCAACTGGAGATTCACCGTTCGCACTCAGACGGTAGTGTGGCTGGGTTAGCCCCGCCCCCCTCAGCCTGAAGACTCGACCCTGACCTTTGACGCCGGCGCCGGATCGCCACCATCCAGCCCTCCACAGGAAGTCACTGTACATACCCACAACGCCAAACTGTCGTCCGTTATCCTGGTGAGGGTGGGGTCCAACTTGTGCCTGGGCTGGTTTCCGTTTGTTCGCACTCGTGTCTTGATCCCCATCGACTCCTGATCCGTCTGAGGAACGACGGCGTCGGGCCGCTGAGCCGTCCGATCCCGTAGCCGTGGAAGCTTCGCTAACGCAGAACGGCCCCACCTTCCTTCTGTTCCCAAAACTCCCACATCTGTCCTGCACATCCTTTTGGTTTGCTGTCGACCCGCCGAGCTTCTTGCTGCATGTCGTGACGTCGCCACCTAGTGGTGACTTCATTCATCACAGGAACAAACTCGCCCGGATTCCTCTGTCTGTCAGCAGCTTGTCCGTCCAGATCCTCCCCTCCCGGATTATCTCACCTGGACTACCTTAAGTTGTGAATAAGGGAACGGGACGTTGGTGTCGGTAGCGTAGCTTCGACTCCTTCAAGACTCTCGGACTCTTCCGGCGGCAGAGAGCTCGGATGTCCGGAGACATGGAAGAGCAGCGCTTTTTATCCGGTCCGATGCCTGATGCTGTTTGGACTCTCAAGGGAAacgttttgttgtgtttggacTCTCAAGGGAAAcgttttgttgtgtgtgtgtgtgtgtgtgtgtgtgtgtgtgtgtgtgtgtgtttctgattgCTCTCCAGCATTCATTTCGTACAGTCCAGCACGTCTCCAGGTaacagaaccggttctggttcctctgttCCTGGGTGGTTCTGATGATGGATCAGGGATGGATCCTGAGGATCGGGACGATCCCAGTCGATCCCAGTCGATCCCAGTGATGCTGGACTGGGTTGTTCCCCGTCAGACAGGTGAGCTCATTAAGCCAGCACAGGTATTTAAATGGTTGCTGTCTCCAACCTGACCACCAGATGGCAGTAGTTGCTCCAGCCAAACTTCCTTTGCAGCCGGGCTCTGGGCCGCCCCCTACTGGCTGGTATTCCTGAAACTTTACCTTTTCTCCTAAAACTCCAGTTTGATCCACTTTAGTTGTCTGGGATCCTGAGAATCAGCTGCATTATGTGGTCTTGGTGTTGTTCCCACATCATTGACATCCCTGCAGTGTTGCCTGGACtctcatgtttaaaacaacactgaAAGTCTTAATGGAGGAGCGACGTGCTGATGGAGGCGGAGGGTCCgaaagagcagcagcttcttaaagaaacaggcCCAGTTTCAAAACCTTCAACTGCAAAGTAACATTTCATAACTTGAGACGACGCAGAAATGTGGTACCGGCCCTTTAAACCGGCCAGCCTGGTCCAGCATCATCCGGATCTGAACAGAACCACAGCTTCACTACTGGTTCTTCTAACCCGGTCCGGTGCCGGCCCGGTCAGAACCAAACCCGGTCCAGTTGGGTTGTGGCTTCATTCACAGTTTGCATTTCAGACCAGAACCGGTCCATTCAGACAACGATGCCCATGTTTTACTGCGTTGAGCTGATGAGCGCCAATGGTGGTTTCCATGGTAACGGGAAACCACCTGAGGCGGAGCAACGACGGGAAGtttcaggtgtttgtttttcctgagtTCATGtttacatctgtgtgtgtgtgtgtgtgtgtgtgtgtgtgtgtgtgtgtgtgtgtgtgagacactGAGCTGGACATGAAAGCTGCAGCGCCCCCTCCTGGCGGCGGCTGCACGCTGGAGAACCTGCCGCCTCTGTGTCGTGTCGCTGCGTCTCCTCGGCCCCGATTGTAACACAGGAAGCAGAACCTGCAGAGGATCCGggtcagaacctccagaaccctCCGGACTCTTCTGGGTCTCGCCGGATGCAGATGATCCGGGCcgctgggttctggttctgagctgGACCGCAGGTGGACCGGCTGTGTGATATTTTTGTATCTTGCTGATTGAAGTGTTTGATACCGAACTGTGTtacagaagaagaagctggaaGGTTTTTAAACGCCacactttctgcttttcttagttttttaaGCGTTGCTGCAGGAAGTGACCcgtgatgaagatgatgatgatgatgatgatgatgagtgtAAATAGCGTTGCACCGCTTGAGGCGAACACGGCGCTTCATGTCAGGCtttatttattgctgtatttatttttacgttGCTCTCCGGATGTACAGTGAACCTTTGTCCTATTTATGTTCCATGATCAATAAAGCAGCTGATCCAAACCGCTCTGGACATGTCTCTGCTGGACAGGTGTCTCTCTGGACAGGTGTCTCTCTGGACAGGTGTCTCTGCTGGACAGGTGTCTCTCACAGTCGGTATTTAGTTGTTTCTAATGTAAATGTTGAATCTTTGCTTGGAGCAAATGATCGGAGTGATGAAGGTTCCTCTGGTCGACCTGGTCCGGCCCGGTCCCGGTCCACTTACCTCCCTGTCCCAGGCCTGCTTGAGGTGGACCCCGGCCACCGAGCTGACAGTCAAAAATGATCGGAGTGATGAAGGTGATGCAGGAGGAAGATCTGGTGGGTTTGCATCTAAAACCAGATTCTACCAGATTTAACTAGACAAGCATAAAGTGACCCGCAGCACAGACAGAGAATCTCATGGAGACGATTCAGATCAACATGGCCGCCTTGGAGAACAGGCGatggtcctggttctgatccggtcctggtcctggttttGATCCGGTCCTGGtccggtcctggttctgtttttgGTTCCCTGCCCTATGTGATCCTGTCCATGTGGATGAGATGGTTGAgaatggatcagaaccagggcTGTTCTCCTCTGTGGTTCAGGTCCAGAACCGGATCATCTTTGGCTTTCGCCCCTTGAATCTGTGGAGCATTTAGATCAACATTAAACAGAATAACGAACTTTGGAATCCAGAAATATTTAACTGGACCATCACTGCTTAGTTCACatcacttttaacccagaaaaggatttagatCAGTCgctctttagcttattttatcagaaacttgTAGAGTTTCgctatttagaaatggaaataaatacttagCCACCCTGAACAGCAGCACTTAGTTAacatactttagaacaacattagattagttttctttcctttggtttgtatttccttgtaactcatgtaaagcactttgaattaccttgttgctgaaaatgtgctatatagataaaattaccttacctggTTCAACCAATACagtatcaaacaaattttattagTTGCAAAGTgcataaatcaacattttctcaTCACAAACTTTCCTTCATAgtctttaaataatatattgcaacatttcagcatctgaaaataaaaccattaaagaACTGATGTGTTCactttaacattgttttttacatttctgttatttttgctaaataaccCACTGGCATTACCCCGCTCCACCGGCAGGGGTCACTTCACTTCAACTccgcagaagaagaagaagaggcgGAAGTAGYGGTAGCAGCGTCTGTTAGCTTCGTGCTAACTGCAGCGACCCAGAGGCATGTCTACGGCCTCCAAGGTGGTTCTGACGGTTTCTGTGGTTCTGACTGTCAGCTCGGTGGCCGGGGTCCACCTCAAGCAGGCCTGGGACAGGGAGGTAAGTGGACCGGGACAGGGCCGGACCAGGTCGACCAGGTGGCGGAACCGGGTTCAGATACAGACTTGTAGAGGTAAAGTCCAGAGCCGATCCGGTTCAGATAGAACCCTCAGGGTTCGGCTGGTTCTGTGGTTTAATGAGCGAATTATCAGTGACCCGGGAGAAAGCGCTGGTTCCGGTCCACTTCATCAGATGGTTGCCAGCAGGAAAACTTACcagccagaggtcagaggtcaaaggcaGCTGAACCCCAGAGGTCCACCTctacaggtcaaaggtcataaCTCTGGTTGTAGTCTGGTTCTCCCCATCAGTAAAACTCtaaccggttctggttctgatccggtcctgatcctggttctgatcctgaTCCAGtcctggttccggttctggttttgatctggtcctggttctgatccggtcccGGTTCTGTGCAGCGTCTGCGTGAGGGCGTCCTGCGGGATCTGGACCGGCTGCAGCGGAAGCAGCAGAACCTGCTGGAGGAGCAGAAGGTTCTGACCcggcagctggaggaggagaggcgggGCCAGGAGGACAGGCTCCACCCACAGGACACCTGAGCCAGGTACGCTCACCTCAAAAAGACCCTGAGGACGTCCTGACCCGGTTCAGGGTCTAAAGGTCACGTGACCCATCCAGGCGTCTCTCCTGCAGGCGATGGACGGCGGCGGCGCGGCGGCGGGGCTGGAGGagggggaggtggagggggagACGCTGCTGATCGTGGAGTCGGAGGACCAGGAGGACCAGGAGGACCTGTCACATGACCAGAGCGGAGACTCGCTGACCAGCGACCTGGGCGAGGACGCGGATGGCGGCTGGGCCTGCGAGGACATGTCCTTCTACTGCGACCGCTGCCACAAGTGGGTCCCTGCAggtgagccaatcagagccctGCTGTCCCTGCAg harbors:
- the LOC103471937 gene encoding CSC1-like protein 2 isoform X1 produces the protein MNEPPTRPGPSWTGPPQNRLGFEPGTLLPPQLIQQQQVFFCVDRLCNRRARRSLKVSSFCPLLAAARHRSSAPPPFCLGQPAEEQRLAAARSGLSAQHPPRWIQRSAALCGFLRDGGAAAARGSGASGLLRICSFSGCFGSGAEQQRGFGSASDGQVPSEDVAVSMLSALIVTMESVGSSPACSEQKNCTADDESKDYCYSARIRSTVLQGLPFGGVPTVLALDFMCFLVLLFVFSILRKVAWDYGRLALVTDADRLKKRFSDLEEQEYVASAMHSETPDRYERLTSVSSSVDFDQRDNGFCSWLTAIFRIKDEEIREKCGEDAVHYLSFQRHIIGLLVVVGVLSVGIVLPVNFSGDLLVRIISADAFLSQGAPGPPSKEENNAYSFGRTTIANLKSETKLLWLHTTFAFMYLLLTVYSMRRHTSKMHYKEDDLVKRTLFINGISKYADESQIKQHFEQAYDNCVVLEARICYNVAKLMALSAERKKTERSKKFFTDLMAKEHVPTMINPKPCGHLCCCAIAGCEEEEAVSYYTKREAKLKEEYRKEKEKVHTKPLGMAFVTFQNEAMTAIILKDFNACQVQGCRCRQEPCSSQFSEVLHVHNWSVTYAPDPQNVRWEHLSLGGISWWIRCFIINCILFILLFFLTTPAIIISTMDKFNVTKPVEYLNNPIITQFFPTLLLWAFSALLPTIVYYSAFFEAHWTRSGENRTTMHKCYTFLIFMVLLLPSLGLSSLDVFFRWLFDKKFLDDAKVRFECVFLPDNGAFFVNYVIASAFIGNAMDLLRIPGLLMYMIRLCLARSAADRRNVKRHQAYEFQFGAAYAWMMNVFTVVMAYSITCPIIVPFGLMYMLLKHLVDRYNMYYAYLPSKLDKKIHSAAVTQVVAAPILCLFWLLFFSTVRTSFDTPTSMFTLVVLVVTIVVCLSHVCFGHFKYLSAHNYKIDTKESEVDAVKNGRPARSSSSPSSKSQQVAPQQQMYIAQVLQDPNSDEPGGASSEEDRGSSQDEEMLNGGNGINEADFQSGEDSLIANEVHQ
- the LOC103471937 gene encoding CSC1-like protein 2 isoform X2; this encodes MNEPPTRPGPSWTGPPQNRLGFEPGTLLPPQLIQQQQVFFCVDRLCNRRARRSLKVSSFCPLLAAARHRSSAPPPFCLGQPAEEQRLAAARSGLSAQHPPRWIQRSAALCGFLRDGGAAAARGSGASGLLRICSFSGCFGSGAEQQRGFGSASDGQVPSEDVAVSMLSALIVTMESVGSSPACSEQKNCTADDESKDYCYSARIRSTVLQGLPFGGVPTVLALDFMCFLVLLFVFSILRKVAWDYGRLALVTDADRLKKRFSDLEEQEYVASAMHSETPDRYERLTSVSSSVDFDQRDNGFCSWLTAIFRIKDEEIREKCGEDAVHYLSFQRHIIGLLVVVGVLSVGIVLPVNFSGDLLVRIISADAFLSQGAPGPPSKEENNAYSFGRTTIANLKSETKLLWLHTTFAFMYLLLTVYSMRRHTSKMHYKEDDLVKRTLFINGISKYADESQIKQHFEQAYDNCVVLEARICYNVAKLMALSAERKKTERSKKFFTDLMAKEHVPTMINPKPCGHLCCCAIAGCEEEEAVSYYTKREAKLKEEYRKEKEKVHTKPLGMAFVTFQNEAMTAIILKDFNACQVQGCRCRQEPCSSQFSEVLHVHNWSVTYAPDPQNVRWEHLSLGGISWWIRCFIINCILFILLFFLTTPAIIISTMDKFNVTKPVEYLNNPIITQFFPTLLLWAFSALLPTIVYYSAFFEAHWTRSGENRTTMHKCYTFLIFMVLLLPSLGLSSLDVFFRWLFDKKFLDDAKVRFECVFLPDNGAFFVNYVIASAFIGNAMDLLRIPGLLMYMIRLCLARSAADRRNVKRHQAYEFQFGAAYAWMMNVFTVVMAYSITCPIIVPFGLMYMLLKHLVDRYNMYYAYLPSKLDKKIHSAAVTQVVAAPILCLFWLLFFSTVRTSFDTPTSMFTLVVLVVTIVVCLSHVCFGHFKYLSAHNYKIDTKESEVDAVKNGRPARSSSSPSSKSQVAPQQQMYIAQVLQDPNSDEPGGASSEEDRGSSQDEEMLNGGNGINEADFQSGEDSLIANEVHQ
- the LOC103471937 gene encoding CSC1-like protein 2 isoform X6, with amino-acid sequence MNEPPTRPGPSWTGPPQNRLGFEPGTLLPPQLIVPSEDVAVSMLSALIVTMESVGSSPACSEQKNCTADDESKDYCYSARIRSTVLQGLPFGGVPTVLALDFMCFLVLLFVFSILRKVAWDYGRLALVTDADRLKKRFSDLEEQEYVASAMHSETPDRYERLTSVSSSVDFDQRDNGFCSWLTAIFRIKDEEIREKCGEDAVHYLSFQRHIIGLLVVVGVLSVGIVLPVNFSGDLLVRIISADAFLSQGAPGPPSKEENNAYSFGRTTIANLKSETKLLWLHTTFAFMYLLLTVYSMRRHTSKMHYKEDDLVKRTLFINGISKYADESQIKQHFEQAYDNCVVLEARICYNVAKLMALSAERKKTERSKKFFTDLMAKEHVPTMINPKPCGHLCCCAIAGCEEEEAVSYYTKREAKLKEEYRKEKEKVHTKPLGMAFVTFQNEAMTAIILKDFNACQVQGCRCRQEPCSSQFSEVLHVHNWSVTYAPDPQNVRWEHLSLGGISWWIRCFIINCILFILLFFLTTPAIIISTMDKFNVTKPVEYLNNPIITQFFPTLLLWAFSALLPTIVYYSAFFEAHWTRSGENRTTMHKCYTFLIFMVLLLPSLGLSSLDVFFRWLFDKKFLDDAKVRFECVFLPDNGAFFVNYVIASAFIGNAMDLLRIPGLLMYMIRLCLARSAADRRNVKRHQAYEFQFGAAYAWMMNVFTVVMAYSITCPIIVPFGLMYMLLKHLVDRYNMYYAYLPSKLDKKIHSAAVTQVVAAPILCLFWLLFFSTVRTSFDTPTSMFTLVVLVVTIVVCLSHVCFGHFKYLSAHNYKIDTKESEVDAVKNGRPARSSSSPSSKSQQVAPQQQMYIAQVLQDPNSDEPGGASSEEDRGSSQDEEMLNGGNGINEADFQSGEDSLIANEVHQ
- the LOC103471937 gene encoding CSC1-like protein 2 isoform X4: MNEPPTRPGPSWTGPPQNRLGFEPGTLLPPQLIQQQQVFFCVDRLCNRRARRSLKVSSFCPLLAAARHRSSAPPPFCLGQPAEEQRLAAARSGLSAQHPPRWIQRSAALCGFLRDGGAAAARGSGASGLLRICSFSGCFGSGAEQQRGFGSASDGQVPSEDVAVSMLSALIVTMESVGSSPACSEQKNCTADDESKDYCYSARIRSTVLQGLPFGGVPTVLALDFMCFLVLLFVFSILRKVAWDYGRLALVTDADRLKKRFSDLEEQEYVASAMHSETPDRYERLTSVSSSVDFDQRDNGFCSWLTAIFRIKDEEIREKCGEDAVHYLSFQRHIIGLLVVVGVLSVGIVLPVNFSGDLLENNAYSFGRTTIANLKSETKLLWLHTTFAFMYLLLTVYSMRRHTSKMHYKEDDLVKRTLFINGISKYADESQIKQHFEQAYDNCVVLEARICYNVAKLMALSAERKKTERSKKFFTDLMAKEHVPTMINPKPCGHLCCCAIAGCEEEEAVSYYTKREAKLKEEYRKEKEKVHTKPLGMAFVTFQNEAMTAIILKDFNACQVQGCRCRQEPCSSQFSEVLHVHNWSVTYAPDPQNVRWEHLSLGGISWWIRCFIINCILFILLFFLTTPAIIISTMDKFNVTKPVEYLNNPIITQFFPTLLLWAFSALLPTIVYYSAFFEAHWTRSGENRTTMHKCYTFLIFMVLLLPSLGLSSLDVFFRWLFDKKFLDDAKVRFECVFLPDNGAFFVNYVIASAFIGNAMDLLRIPGLLMYMIRLCLARSAADRRNVKRHQAYEFQFGAAYAWMMNVFTVVMAYSITCPIIVPFGLMYMLLKHLVDRYNMYYAYLPSKLDKKIHSAAVTQVVAAPILCLFWLLFFSTVRTSFDTPTSMFTLVVLVVTIVVCLSHVCFGHFKYLSAHNYKIDTKESEVDAVKNGRPARSSSSPSSKSQQVAPQQQMYIAQVLQDPNSDEPGGASSEEDRGSSQDEEMLNGGNGINEADFQSGEDSLIANEVHQ